One window of Brachybacterium ginsengisoli genomic DNA carries:
- the lysX gene encoding bifunctional lysylphosphatidylglycerol synthetase/lysine--tRNA ligase LysX, with translation MTSPAAPDRRRRPTSVGRAIRSSRLHVLDDRWPDRLAVAVLTTGLFSLLVTIVPTWRRFFDRPADPVSLLVMPIVPNLIYPALLIVVAVALRRRLRAAWWFLLLWWVLVPQTGRVLALIHSPRHRDAGPRPQGLEALEPGHRVLAEIGLVLGCAVIVLLLLTRSGFTARRVPGSLRAALTLFLTGGAVILTGGAWLVQKVGDAESYPAAAGFVAGRLLADLGRLEAVGTVSAPWWVHLLLNLLGAAVVLTSALLLFRPPRGDHRLPAADEARVRTLLAEHGEHDSLGYFATRRDKAMVWDTGDPATARAGISHRVVGTVSLASGNPVGDPEHWDRAIEAWRRLAREQGLSLAVMGAGEEGGRAYAEAGLVVYDIGDEAVLALEDFTLSGPAMHPVRRVTRRLHDEGWSVDVRRQRDLTAAELDAIVAGAGQWRGDGGEERGFSMALGRLGDPLDGDCLLALAHDPDGRLRAVLGFVPWGATGASLDLMRRDPSAANGVVELLVTTMAEQAPGHGVGRLSLNFAMFREVFERGAEIGAGPLDRLWLRGLRAAGRTWQLESLYRANAKYRPTWEPRYLCFELASDLPRVGVAAGTAEGFLRTPGLLARGRRGAVEAGPEALVSDGAEHAAAVRALMPEPADPLEEALAAQRLPEQVRVRLAKLATLRAEGIDPYPVGIERTSTLAAAREAAAGLGADARSGHEVRIAGRVMRRREHGRIGFATLRDGSGDLQVMIADAADDASWEVWRRLDLGDQIAVRGELITTRTGEVSVDAAGLVLTAKSLRPLPDKHHGLSDPEARVRERAVDLVVRPDARTTAYQRATVVRSVRDTLHELGFTEVETPVLQAVHGGASARPFETHINAYDMDLFLRIATELHLKRLVVGGMEQVFEIGRQFRNEGADASHNPEFTSLEVYEAYSDQHGMRRLTQRIIQDAARAVHGAPIGLRPGADGRLEEFDLSGDWPVVPLATAVSRALGEEVEVGTPATDLHAHARRIGLELDPRLGGGAVLEELYGALCEGSTTTPVFYTGFPRENAPLARPDRDDPRLAEKWDLVIQGSEQGTAYSELNDPVDQRRRLVAQSLLAAAGDPEAMAVDEDFLRVLELGMPPTGGMGMGIDRLVMNLTGLSIRDTILFPLTKPRSPGGSR, from the coding sequence GTGACCTCCCCCGCCGCTCCGGACCGTCGGCGCCGACCCACGAGCGTGGGCCGCGCGATCCGCTCCAGCCGCCTGCACGTGCTGGACGATCGCTGGCCGGACCGTCTGGCCGTCGCGGTCCTCACCACGGGGCTGTTCTCCCTCCTGGTGACGATCGTCCCGACCTGGCGCCGCTTCTTCGACCGACCGGCGGATCCCGTCTCGCTGCTGGTCATGCCGATCGTCCCCAACCTCATCTACCCGGCGCTGCTGATCGTGGTGGCGGTGGCGCTGCGGCGCCGGCTGCGCGCCGCCTGGTGGTTCCTGCTGCTGTGGTGGGTGCTGGTCCCGCAGACGGGCCGTGTGCTCGCGCTGATCCACTCCCCGCGGCACCGTGACGCCGGCCCCCGACCGCAGGGCCTCGAGGCGCTGGAGCCCGGCCACCGGGTGCTGGCCGAGATCGGCCTCGTGCTGGGCTGCGCGGTGATCGTGCTGCTGCTCCTGACCCGCTCGGGGTTCACGGCGCGCCGCGTGCCCGGCAGCCTCCGGGCGGCGCTGACGCTCTTCCTCACCGGCGGCGCGGTGATCCTGACCGGCGGCGCCTGGCTGGTGCAGAAGGTCGGCGACGCGGAGTCCTATCCGGCCGCGGCCGGGTTCGTCGCCGGTCGTCTGCTCGCCGACCTCGGCCGCCTGGAGGCGGTGGGCACGGTCAGCGCCCCCTGGTGGGTGCATCTGCTGCTGAACCTGCTGGGCGCCGCAGTGGTCCTCACCTCCGCCCTGCTGCTCTTCCGCCCGCCGCGCGGGGACCACCGGCTCCCCGCGGCCGACGAGGCCCGCGTGCGCACCCTCCTGGCCGAGCACGGGGAGCACGACTCCCTGGGCTACTTCGCCACCCGTCGCGACAAGGCCATGGTCTGGGACACCGGCGACCCGGCCACCGCCCGGGCCGGCATCTCCCACCGCGTGGTCGGCACCGTCAGCCTCGCCAGCGGCAACCCCGTCGGCGATCCCGAGCACTGGGACCGGGCGATCGAGGCCTGGCGGCGCCTCGCCCGCGAGCAGGGCCTCTCCCTCGCCGTCATGGGCGCCGGCGAGGAGGGCGGCCGCGCCTACGCGGAGGCCGGGCTGGTGGTCTACGACATCGGCGACGAGGCCGTGCTCGCGCTCGAGGACTTCACCCTCTCCGGCCCGGCGATGCATCCCGTGCGCCGGGTGACCCGTCGCCTGCACGACGAGGGCTGGAGCGTGGACGTGCGCCGCCAGAGGGACCTCACCGCCGCGGAGCTCGACGCGATCGTGGCCGGCGCCGGGCAGTGGCGCGGCGACGGCGGCGAGGAGCGCGGCTTCTCGATGGCGCTGGGCCGGCTCGGCGACCCGCTGGACGGCGACTGCCTGCTGGCGCTCGCCCACGACCCCGACGGGCGGCTCCGCGCGGTGCTCGGCTTCGTGCCCTGGGGCGCGACCGGGGCGTCCCTGGATCTCATGCGCCGCGACCCCTCCGCCGCGAACGGCGTGGTGGAGCTGCTGGTGACCACGATGGCGGAGCAGGCGCCCGGGCACGGCGTGGGCCGGCTCTCGCTGAACTTCGCCATGTTCCGGGAGGTCTTCGAGCGGGGCGCCGAGATCGGAGCCGGTCCGCTGGACCGGCTGTGGCTGCGCGGCCTGCGCGCCGCCGGCCGCACCTGGCAGCTCGAGTCCCTGTACCGCGCCAACGCCAAGTACCGCCCCACCTGGGAGCCGCGCTACCTGTGCTTCGAGCTCGCCTCCGACCTGCCCAGGGTGGGCGTCGCCGCCGGGACCGCCGAGGGCTTCCTGCGCACCCCGGGGCTGCTCGCACGCGGTCGCCGCGGCGCGGTCGAGGCGGGCCCGGAGGCCCTGGTCTCGGACGGCGCCGAGCATGCCGCGGCGGTGCGGGCCCTGATGCCGGAGCCGGCGGACCCGCTCGAGGAGGCCCTCGCCGCGCAGCGCCTGCCGGAGCAGGTGCGGGTGCGCCTGGCCAAGCTCGCCACGCTGCGGGCCGAGGGGATCGACCCCTATCCCGTCGGCATCGAGCGCACCAGCACCCTCGCCGCAGCGCGCGAGGCGGCCGCCGGGCTCGGGGCCGACGCCCGCTCCGGGCACGAGGTGCGGATCGCCGGGCGGGTGATGCGCCGCCGCGAGCACGGCCGGATCGGCTTCGCGACGCTCCGGGACGGCAGCGGCGACCTGCAGGTCATGATCGCCGACGCGGCCGATGACGCCTCGTGGGAGGTGTGGCGCCGCCTCGACCTCGGCGACCAGATCGCGGTGCGCGGCGAGCTGATCACCACCCGCACCGGGGAGGTCAGCGTGGACGCCGCCGGGCTCGTGCTCACGGCGAAGTCGCTGCGGCCGCTGCCGGACAAGCACCACGGGCTGAGCGACCCCGAGGCCCGGGTGCGCGAGCGGGCCGTGGATCTGGTGGTGCGGCCCGACGCCCGCACCACCGCCTATCAGCGGGCCACCGTGGTGCGCAGCGTGCGGGACACCCTGCACGAGCTGGGCTTCACCGAGGTCGAGACCCCGGTGCTGCAGGCCGTGCACGGCGGCGCCTCCGCCCGGCCGTTCGAGACGCACATCAACGCCTACGACATGGACCTCTTCCTCCGCATCGCCACCGAGCTGCACCTCAAGCGCCTGGTGGTGGGCGGGATGGAGCAGGTCTTCGAGATCGGCCGGCAGTTCCGCAACGAGGGGGCGGATGCCTCCCACAACCCCGAGTTCACCTCGCTCGAGGTGTACGAGGCCTACAGCGACCAGCACGGCATGCGGCGCCTGACCCAGCGGATCATCCAGGACGCGGCCCGCGCCGTGCACGGCGCCCCGATCGGGCTGCGGCCCGGGGCCGACGGCCGGCTCGAGGAGTTCGACCTCTCCGGCGACTGGCCCGTGGTCCCGCTCGCGACGGCCGTCTCCCGGGCTCTCGGCGAAGAGGTCGAGGTGGGCACGCCCGCGACGGACCTGCACGCCCACGCCCGACGGATCGGGCTCGAGCTGGATCCGCGGCTCGGCGGGGGCGCCGTGCTCGAGGAGCTCTACGGGGCGCTGTGCGAGGGCAGCACCACCACCCCGGTCTTCTACACCGGCTTCCCGCGCGAGAACGCCCCGCTGGCCCGGCCGGACCGGGACGATCCGCGCCTGGCCGAGAAGTGGGACCTGGTCATCCAGGGCTCCGAGCAGGGCACCGCCTACTCCGAGCTCAACGACCCGGTGGACCAGCGTCGGCGCCTGGTGGCCCAGTCGCTGCTGGCCGCCGCCGGGGACCCGGAGGCGATGGCGGTCGACGAGGACTTCCTGCGGGTCCTCGAGCTCGGCATGCCGCCGACGGGCGGGATGGGCATGGGCATCGACCGACTGGTCATGAACCTCACCGGGCTGTCGATCCGGGACACGATCCTCTTCCCGCTCACCAAGCCGCGCTCCCCCGGCGGGAGCCGCTGA
- a CDS encoding DUF998 domain-containing protein, which translates to MTRRRRGLHLAIGCTAAVLYSNFLLDLMIPGPHEWAKQVSALEIPGHRSAGLLRTTDVVSALLVLSQLPAVRRALPRSRWRTVVLGGVAAFAAGGILAAIITLPAPGTEELHRTRHLVHDLSSIVSVGGMVASAAAARILLRGPRERRPRWLTAAVVVVAIGCAAELGSEVLVALWPGLDLVDGLAQRAQMLTLSAWIVGLARLAGWAGPTGSGPDAAAGGRIAP; encoded by the coding sequence ATGACCAGGCGCAGACGGGGGCTCCACCTCGCGATCGGCTGCACGGCCGCGGTGCTGTACTCGAACTTCCTCCTGGACTTGATGATCCCCGGCCCGCACGAGTGGGCGAAGCAGGTCAGCGCCCTCGAGATCCCCGGGCACCGCAGCGCCGGCCTGCTGCGGACCACCGACGTGGTCTCCGCGCTGCTGGTGCTCTCCCAGCTCCCCGCGGTGCGGCGCGCGCTGCCGCGGTCCCGCTGGCGCACGGTGGTGCTCGGCGGCGTCGCGGCCTTCGCGGCGGGCGGCATCCTCGCCGCGATCATCACGCTCCCGGCGCCGGGCACGGAGGAGCTTCACCGCACCCGCCACCTGGTCCACGACCTGTCCAGCATCGTCTCCGTCGGCGGCATGGTGGCCAGCGCCGCCGCGGCGCGGATCCTGCTGCGCGGTCCCCGGGAGCGCCGGCCGCGCTGGCTCACCGCGGCGGTGGTCGTGGTCGCGATCGGCTGCGCGGCCGAGCTCGGCAGCGAGGTGCTGGTGGCCCTGTGGCCGGGCCTGGACCTCGTGGACGGCCTCGCGCAGCGGGCCCAGATGCTCACCCTCAGCGCCTGGATCGTGGGCCTCGCGAGGCTCGCCGGATGGGCGGGGCCGACGGGCTCCGGTCCGGACGCCGCCGCGGGTGGGAGGATCGCCCCGTGA
- a CDS encoding PhzF family phenazine biosynthesis protein produces the protein MTTDSAASGPAAPAPAAPVRRRFAQLDVFATRPLRGNPLAVVLEAEGLSAQEMQRLAAWTNLSETTFLLPPTVPGADYRVRIFTGSQELPFAGHPTLGTARAWLHAGGVPAGERIVQECAAGLIEVRREGDQLAFAAPPLLRSGPLEEDEVDAIAAALGVERSAVRGHTWADNGPGWQVVELDSAEQVLALEPDAALLGSRKVGVMGWHDGTDSPLYEVRAFAPVGVEDPVTGSLNAGIAQWLVDRGDAPERWTVAQGTVRGREGRVDVQVEADGTIWVGGGTVLTVEGTILA, from the coding sequence GTGACCACCGACTCCGCCGCTTCCGGCCCTGCCGCGCCTGCCCCTGCCGCACCCGTGCGCCGCCGCTTCGCGCAGCTCGACGTCTTCGCCACCCGGCCGCTGCGGGGCAACCCGCTCGCGGTGGTGCTCGAGGCGGAGGGTCTGAGCGCGCAGGAGATGCAGCGCCTGGCCGCCTGGACGAACCTCTCCGAGACCACCTTCCTGCTGCCGCCCACGGTGCCCGGCGCCGACTACCGGGTGCGGATCTTCACCGGCTCCCAGGAGCTGCCCTTCGCCGGCCACCCCACCCTCGGCACGGCCCGGGCCTGGCTGCACGCCGGCGGGGTCCCGGCGGGGGAGCGGATCGTGCAGGAGTGCGCGGCCGGGCTGATCGAGGTGCGCCGCGAGGGTGACCAGCTCGCCTTCGCCGCCCCGCCCCTGCTGCGCAGCGGCCCCCTTGAGGAGGACGAGGTCGACGCGATCGCCGCAGCCCTCGGGGTGGAGCGCTCCGCAGTGCGCGGACACACCTGGGCGGACAACGGCCCGGGATGGCAGGTCGTCGAGCTGGACTCCGCCGAGCAGGTGCTCGCGCTCGAGCCGGACGCCGCCCTGCTCGGATCCCGGAAGGTGGGCGTCATGGGTTGGCACGACGGCACGGACAGCCCCCTCTACGAGGTGCGCGCCTTCGCGCCCGTCGGCGTCGAGGACCCGGTCACCGGCAGCCTCAACGCCGGCATCGCCCAGTGGCTGGTGGACCGCGGCGACGCGCCGGAGCGCTGGACCGTCGCGCAGGGCACGGTCCGCGGCCGGGAGGGTCGGGTGGACGTGCAGGTCGAGGCCGACGGGACGATCTGGGTGGGCGGCGGGACGGTGCTGACCGTCGAGGGCACGATCCTCGCCTGA